The following is a genomic window from Variovorax paradoxus.
AAGCTCACGGGCCACGAGGTGGCCGACCTGGGCAAGAAGTTCGAGGACTACGGCGTCGAATCGATCATCTACACCGACATCGGCCGCGACGGCATGCTTTCGGGCATCAACATCGATGCCACCGTCAAGCTGGCTCAGGCGCTGACCATTCCGGTGATTGCCTCGGGCGGCTTGTCGAACATGGCCGACATCGACCAGCTTTGCGCGGTCGAGTCCGAAGGCGTCGAAGGCGTGATCTGCGGCCGCGCCATTTATTCGGGCGACCTCGATTTCGCCGCCGCGCAAGCCCGCGCGGACGAACTCGCGGGCGTCTGAGGCCTCCTGCGTAGCGCGGCGTGCTCTCCGCGCTCGCCATTGCCAACTACCGGTCGCTGCGCCAGCTGACGGTGCCGCTCGGCCGGCTCACCGTGGTCACGGGGCCCAACGGCAGCGGCAAATCCAGCGTGTACCGTGCGATGCGGCTTTTGGCCGACATTGCCAACGGCGGCGTCATCCGCTCGCTGGTGCGCGAAGGCGGGCTTTCTTCCACACTTTGGGCAGGGCCTGAGCGCTTTTCAGCCGCCATGCTGCGCGGCGATGTCCCGGTGCAGGGCACCGTGCGCAGCGAGCCGGTGAACCTGCGGCTCGGGTTCTCGGGCGTTGAAGCGAGCGACTTTGGCTACGCCATCGACATCGGCCTGCCACCGCCCGTTCCGCCCACGGCTTTTTCACGCGATCCCGAAATCAAGCGCGAGGCCATCTGGAGCGGCCCGGTGCTGCGGCCCGCCACGCAACTGGTCGACCGCAAGGGCGCATCGCTGCGGCTGCGCGGCGAGCGCAGCGGAAGCTGGGACGCGGTGGGCCGGCCCATCGCCCAGTTCGCCAGCATGATGACCGAGTACGCCGATCCGCATGCCGCACCCGAGATGCTCACGCTGCGCGAGCAGATGCGGTCCTGGCGCTTCTACGACCACTTCCGCTCCGACGCCGATGCGCCCTCGCGCCAGCTGCAGATCGGCACCTACACACCGGTGCTCGCCAACGACGGCGCCGACCTGGCCGCCGCGCTGCAGACCATCCGCGAGATTGGCGACAGCGATGCACTCGACCGTGCCGTGGACGACGCGTTCCCCGGCGCCCGCATCCAGGTGCGGGTGAACGAAGAGCGCTTCGAAACGCTGATGCACCAGCACGGCCTGCTGCGGCCGTTGACGGCGGCGGAGCTCTCGGACGGCACCCTGCGCTACCTGCTCTGGATTGCCGCGCTGCTGACGCCCCGGCCACCGGCGCTGTTGGTGCTCAATGAGCCCGAGACCAGCCTGCATCCCGACCTGTTGCCCGCGCTCGGGCGGCTGATCGCGCAGGCCGCGCGCGAGTCGCAGATCATCGTCGTGTCGCATGCCCCGCGGCTGATCGCCGCGCTCGAAGACAGCGAAGACCTGCAATCGGTGGTGCTCGAAAAGCGCTTCGGCGAAACCCGCATCGCCAATCTCGACATGAGCGGGATCCCGCATTGGGCGTGGCCTGCGCGGTGAGCGCGGGCCTGGCTATTCCGCCTTCACCGCCATCGTCTGGATGATCGCCTCCAGCTGCGCGCTCATCGGCAGGTTGATGCTTTCTCCCGTGGGCAGCTTGCGCAGGAACCAGCGCTTGTACTGGCGCTCGATCTCGCCGTCCTGCGCCAGCACCTGGAAGGCGTCGTTGATCACCTTGCCCAGCTGTGCATCGCCCTTGCGGTACATGATGCCGTAGGGGTCGTAGGAGAGGTAGTCGCCCACCACCTCGTAGTCGGCCTTGGCGGCGTCCCGGGCAATCAGTCCGTAGAGCAGAACGTCGTCGGTGGCGAAGGCGTCGGCCTGGCCGCTCTTCACAAGCCCGAACGAATCGGCATGGTCGCGCGCCACCTGCAGGTCGATGCCGAGCTTGAACTTCTGCGAAAGCTCGCGCAGCGTCTTTTCATTGGTGGTGCCGGCGGTCACAGCCACCCGTTTGCCGGCCAGGTCGCGAAACGACTTGATCGGCGAGCCCTTCTTCACCAGCACCTTGGTGCCCGAGACGAAAATCGTGGGCGAAAAGCTCACGCGCTTCTGGCGCTCGAGGTTGTTGGTGGTCGAGCCGCATTCGAGGTCGACCGTGCCGCGTTCGACCGCTTCGATGCGGGAATCGGAAGTCACCGGCACCCACTTGACCACGAGGCTCCTGTTCACCGCCTCCTCAATGGCCGTAACCAACTCTCGGCAGAGCTCGATTGAATAGCCGACCGGTTCCTGGCGTGCATTGAGAAACGAAAACGGCACCGAAGACTCGCGGTAGCCAATGGTGATGGCGCCGCTCCCGCGTGCTTTGGCGAGGGTGCCGGTCAGCATCGCAGGAGCTTCTTGCGCCCGCGCGGCGGCCGCCGTGGCAAGGGCAACAACCGCCAGCAGGCCGGCAATGAAAACCGGCAGCATGGCCTTGGGCTTCATGGCGGGCCTCACGCGTGAGCGGGGTGGGCAAGGGTAGCGGCGGCTTCCTCGTCCAGGGTCTTGGCATTGGCTGCTGCGTCGCTTTCCGAGAGCAGCTCGCCCTCCCACTTGGCAACCACGGCGGTGGCGATGGAGTTGCCCACCGCGTTGGTAGCCGAGCGCCCCATGTCCAGGAAAGTGTCCACGCCCAAGATCAGCAGCAGGCCGGCTTCCGGAATGTCGAAGTGGTTGAGCGTGGCCGCAATGACCACCAGCGAGGCGCGCGGTACGCCGGCCATGCCCTTGGAAGTGAGCATCAGGATCAGCAGCATGGTGATCTGCGTGCTGAGCGGCATGTGAATGTTGTAGGCCTGTGCAATGAAGAGCACCGCAAAGGTGCAATACATCATCGAACCGTCGAGGTTGAACGAATAGCCCATGGGCATCACGAAGCTCGAGATCTTGCGTTTCACGCCGAAACGGTCGAGCGCCTGCAGGATCTTGGGGTAGGCCGCCTCCGAACTGGCAGTGGCAAACGAGAGCAGAAAGGCTTCCTTGATGAGGACCATCAGCTTGAACACGCGCGGGCCGAGGAACGTGAGGCCCGCGAGGATCAGCACGCCCCACAGCACGAAAAGGCCCAGGTAGAAGTCGCCCATGAAGACCGCAAACTTGAGCAGGATGCCCAGGCCGTTCGTTGCAACGGTGGCGGCCATGGCAGCCATGACCGCAAGGGGTGCCAGCTTCATCACATAACCCGTGATCTTGAGCATGGCATGCGAAAGCTCGTCGATGGCGGCCACCAGCGTCTTGGCCTTGTCTCCGAGCGACGCCAGCGCAACGCCGAAGAACATCGAGAACACCACGATCTGCAGGATCTCGTTGTTGGCCATGGCCTCGGCAAAAGACTTGGGCACCATGTGGCTCACGAAATCCTTGAGCGTGAACTTGGCGGTGGCCAGGTTGGCCGAAGCGCCGATGTCCGGCAACGGCAGGCCGAGGTTCTCGCCCGGCTTCAGAACGTTGGCCATCACGAGCCCGATCACCAGCGAGATCAGCGAGGCGGTGAAGAACCAGCCGAGCGA
Proteins encoded in this region:
- a CDS encoding amino acid ABC transporter substrate-binding protein; translated protein: MKPKAMLPVFIAGLLAVVALATAAAARAQEAPAMLTGTLAKARGSGAITIGYRESSVPFSFLNARQEPVGYSIELCRELVTAIEEAVNRSLVVKWVPVTSDSRIEAVERGTVDLECGSTTNNLERQKRVSFSPTIFVSGTKVLVKKGSPIKSFRDLAGKRVAVTAGTTNEKTLRELSQKFKLGIDLQVARDHADSFGLVKSGQADAFATDDVLLYGLIARDAAKADYEVVGDYLSYDPYGIMYRKGDAQLGKVINDAFQVLAQDGEIERQYKRWFLRKLPTGESINLPMSAQLEAIIQTMAVKAE
- a CDS encoding AAA family ATPase; the encoded protein is MLSALAIANYRSLRQLTVPLGRLTVVTGPNGSGKSSVYRAMRLLADIANGGVIRSLVREGGLSSTLWAGPERFSAAMLRGDVPVQGTVRSEPVNLRLGFSGVEASDFGYAIDIGLPPPVPPTAFSRDPEIKREAIWSGPVLRPATQLVDRKGASLRLRGERSGSWDAVGRPIAQFASMMTEYADPHAAPEMLTLREQMRSWRFYDHFRSDADAPSRQLQIGTYTPVLANDGADLAAALQTIREIGDSDALDRAVDDAFPGARIQVRVNEERFETLMHQHGLLRPLTAAELSDGTLRYLLWIAALLTPRPPALLVLNEPETSLHPDLLPALGRLIAQAARESQIIVVSHAPRLIAALEDSEDLQSVVLEKRFGETRIANLDMSGIPHWAWPAR
- a CDS encoding dicarboxylate/amino acid:cation symporter, with protein sequence MKKKLPSAIWILVAMVLGIFVGYMIFTSFPDKKAAAQIAGYVSIVSDVFLRLIKMLIGPLVFSTLVVGIAHMGDAKSVGRVFGKSLGWFFTASLISLVIGLVMANVLKPGENLGLPLPDIGASANLATAKFTLKDFVSHMVPKSFAEAMANNEILQIVVFSMFFGVALASLGDKAKTLVAAIDELSHAMLKITGYVMKLAPLAVMAAMAATVATNGLGILLKFAVFMGDFYLGLFVLWGVLILAGLTFLGPRVFKLMVLIKEAFLLSFATASSEAAYPKILQALDRFGVKRKISSFVMPMGYSFNLDGSMMYCTFAVLFIAQAYNIHMPLSTQITMLLILMLTSKGMAGVPRASLVVIAATLNHFDIPEAGLLLILGVDTFLDMGRSATNAVGNSIATAVVAKWEGELLSESDAAANAKTLDEEAAATLAHPAHA